A genomic region of Trifolium pratense cultivar HEN17-A07 linkage group LG3, ARS_RC_1.1, whole genome shotgun sequence contains the following coding sequences:
- the LOC123915930 gene encoding uncharacterized protein LOC123915930 — protein MNNHNNILHYYSEEKTNNNTQVQVWNNAAFDGDDFTMITSSNCIKENLSPTAFNTIIPSSKNNKKTLDDEIAEIEFEIKRLTSKLESLRIEKAERKIASEKRVSGIGTGRIVGSKFMEPKKNAVVFKEVTPKRNGVVFKEDTPMPKRNGGVLKEDTPMPKGRVNWRRGMSLGPAEIAGKGITPANTPATVNRRKSCFFKPPESCEDSRRKTICKANSVSAAVGSSIKRVKKKEEEIVQPKKLFEGEKSAKKVMKQGRVVASRYNSGGDVRKRSFCENNKGLGTEIRVKKRWEIPIEEVNVSGFAMLPKISRMRCVDDGSPRDSGAAKRVAELNGKRSYFCDDEEDSVMVEEQEGSICQVLNFAEDDDDGEQG, from the coding sequence ATGAACAACCACAACAACATTCTTCATTACTACTCAGAAGAAAAAACCAACAACAACACACAGGTTCAAGTTTGGAACAACGCAGCATTCGACGGTGACGATTTCACCATGATAACATCTTCCAATTGCATCAAAGAGAATCTAAGCCCAACCGCATTCAACACTATTATCCCCTCttcaaaaaataacaaaaaaaccCTTGATGATGAAATCGCTGAAATCGAATTTGAAATTAAGCGATTAACTTCGAAGTTAGAATCGCTTCGTATTGAAAAAGCCGAAAGAAAAATCGCTTCTGAAAAGCGCGTTTCTGGAATTGGAACTGGAAGAATCGTAGGTTCAAAGTTCATGGAACCGAAGAAAAACGCTGTCGTTTTCAAAGAAGTGACGCCGAAACGAAACGGTGTCGTTTTCAAAGAGGATACTCCAATGCCGAAGCGAAACGGTGGCGTTTTGAAAGAGGATACTCCGATGCCGAAGGGGAGAGTTAATTGGAGGCGAGGGATGAGTTTAGGTCCGGCGGAGATCGCCGGGAAGGGTATCACGCCGGCGAATACTCCGGCGACGGTGAATCGTCGGAAATCCTGTTTCTTTAAACCGCCGGAAAGTTGTGAAGATAGTCGAAGGAAAACGATTTGTAAAGCGAATTCAGTTTCTGCTGCAGTTGGATCATCGATTAAGCgtgtgaagaagaaagaggaAGAAATTGTTCAACCGAAGAAATTGTTTGAAGGTGAAAAATCGGCGAAGAAAGTGATGAAACAAGGTAGGGTTGTTGCAAGTAGGTATAATTCTGGTGGTGATGTGAGGAAAAGATCGTTTTGTGAGAATAATAAGGGTTTAGGGACTGAAATTAGGGTTAAGAAAAGGTGGGAGATTCCAATTGAGGAAGTAAATGTGAGTGGTTTTGCTATGTTACCGAAGATTTCGAGGATGAGGTGTGTTGATGATGGGAGTCCTAGGGATTCTGGTGCTGCTAAAAGAGTTGCTGAATTGAATGGAAAAAGGTCTTATTtttgtgatgatgaagaagatagtGTGATGGTGGAGGAACAAGAAGGTTCTATTTGTCAGGTTTTGAATTTtgctgaagatgatgatgatggtgaacaAGGGTAA